The Tardiphaga alba genome includes a window with the following:
- the dxr gene encoding 1-deoxy-D-xylulose-5-phosphate reductoisomerase — MSPVPLRNEKAAEASVRSVTILGATGSIGDSTMDLIRAAPERYKVEALTANSNVEGIVKLAKEFNARFVAVADESKGAELRAALAGTGIETGAGESAVTEAAARPADWVMAAVSGAAGLKPALAAVDRGATVALANKECLVCAGDFFMDRAAKAGACILPADSEHNALFQALASGSRDELTRVIITASGGPFRTWKAEDIEQATLAQALKHPNWSMGQKITIDSASMMNKGLEVIEASYLFALSSDEIDVLVHPQSIIHGMVEFTDMSVVAQLGSPDMRTPIAHCLGWPNRISKGRAAPLDLAKIGSLTFEAPDYARFPGLKLAYDALRTGSGATTVYNAANEIAVAAFIAGKIRFGAIARLVEATMNGWVRAGNLAPLSSADDAISVDHKARKLAASLLPEIAANAS, encoded by the coding sequence ATGAGCCCAGTTCCCTTGCGTAACGAAAAAGCTGCCGAGGCTTCGGTCCGCAGCGTCACGATCCTCGGTGCCACCGGCTCGATCGGCGACAGCACGATGGATCTCATTCGCGCGGCGCCCGAGCGCTACAAGGTCGAGGCGCTGACTGCGAACAGCAATGTTGAGGGCATCGTCAAGCTCGCAAAGGAATTCAACGCGCGCTTCGTTGCTGTCGCCGATGAGAGCAAGGGCGCCGAATTGCGCGCGGCGCTGGCCGGCACCGGCATTGAAACCGGGGCAGGCGAGAGCGCGGTCACAGAGGCTGCTGCACGTCCTGCCGATTGGGTGATGGCGGCCGTCTCAGGCGCCGCGGGCCTGAAGCCGGCGCTGGCCGCCGTCGATCGCGGCGCAACGGTTGCGCTGGCCAACAAGGAATGTCTCGTCTGTGCTGGCGATTTCTTCATGGACCGTGCCGCCAAGGCCGGGGCCTGCATCCTGCCGGCGGATTCCGAGCACAATGCACTGTTCCAGGCATTGGCCTCGGGCAGCCGCGATGAACTCACGCGCGTGATCATCACTGCCTCGGGCGGTCCGTTCCGCACCTGGAAGGCCGAGGATATCGAGCAGGCGACCCTGGCGCAGGCGCTCAAGCATCCGAACTGGTCCATGGGCCAGAAGATCACCATCGATTCCGCCTCGATGATGAACAAGGGCCTCGAAGTGATCGAGGCGTCCTATCTGTTTGCGTTGTCGTCAGATGAAATCGACGTGCTGGTGCATCCGCAGTCGATCATCCACGGCATGGTGGAATTCACGGATATGTCGGTGGTCGCCCAGCTCGGCTCGCCGGACATGCGCACGCCGATCGCCCACTGCCTCGGCTGGCCAAACCGTATCAGCAAGGGCAGGGCGGCGCCGCTCGACCTCGCCAAGATCGGTTCGCTGACCTTCGAGGCACCGGACTACGCCCGTTTCCCTGGCCTCAAACTGGCCTATGACGCGCTGCGCACCGGCTCTGGCGCGACCACAGTCTACAACGCCGCCAACGAAATCGCGGTCGCCGCCTTTATCGCCGGCAAGATCCGCTTCGGCGCCATCGCGCGGCTGGTCGAGGCCACCATGAACGGATGGGTGCGCGCCGGTAACCTGGCGCCGCTGTCGTCGGCGGATGATGCGATTTCCGTTGACCATAAAGCGCGAAAGCTGGCGGCAAGCCTGTTGCCTGAAATTGCCGCAAACGCTTCGTAG
- a CDS encoding phosphatidate cytidylyltransferase produces the protein MTNPAPDSTPKPVDDRGVRNLVQRVLAAIVLIPLAIGAAYAGGWLWAGLVALVSVGLFLEWRSIVGPRPGWLAIGLVYAVAALVASILVRRDAEWGFLSLMFILIIVWVTDIGGYAFGRTIGGAKLWPRVSPKKTWAGAVGGTLLSIFVALVFSLSGVGKMGPLVLLAAILTVLSQLGDLFESAVKRKFGVKDSGQIIPGHGGLLDRLDGYVFAVVAAAVIGLIRGGADGVGRGLMVW, from the coding sequence GTGACGAATCCAGCTCCAGACAGTACGCCGAAACCGGTAGACGACCGCGGTGTGCGCAATCTCGTGCAGCGCGTGCTGGCCGCGATCGTCCTGATCCCGCTCGCGATCGGCGCTGCCTATGCCGGTGGCTGGCTCTGGGCCGGGCTGGTGGCGCTGGTGTCGGTCGGCCTGTTTCTCGAATGGCGCAGCATTGTCGGCCCGCGTCCGGGTTGGCTAGCCATCGGTCTGGTTTATGCGGTAGCCGCGCTCGTCGCTTCGATCCTGGTACGTCGGGATGCCGAGTGGGGCTTCCTGTCGCTGATGTTCATCCTGATCATCGTTTGGGTGACCGATATCGGCGGCTATGCCTTCGGTCGCACGATCGGCGGTGCCAAACTGTGGCCGCGTGTCAGCCCGAAGAAGACCTGGGCGGGCGCTGTCGGTGGAACATTGCTGAGCATTTTTGTTGCGCTCGTGTTCTCCCTGTCCGGCGTCGGAAAGATGGGCCCACTGGTGCTGCTGGCCGCGATCCTCACGGTGCTGTCTCAGCTCGGTGATCTCTTCGAGTCCGCCGTCAAACGCAAATTCGGTGTGAAGGATTCCGGCCAGATCATTCCGGGCCATGGCGGCCTGCTGGATCGGCTCGATGGCTATGTTTTCGCTGTGGTTGCGGCTGCGGTAATCGGTCTTATCCGCGGTGGCGCCGATGGCGTCGGCCGCGGTCTTATGGTTTGGTGA
- a CDS encoding isoprenyl transferase, with protein sequence MSNAAAPATEGSDRSSPAHVAIIMDGNGRWAAARGLPRAEGHRRGVEALRRVVRASDELGIRYLTIFSFSSENWSRPASEISDLFGLLRRFIRNDLATLHRDGVRVRVIGERHGLEGDIASLLKEAEDLTRNNTKLTLVVAFNYGSRHEIAMAAQRLAREVAEGKRTADSITAELLDQSLDTVGIPDPDLIIRTSGEQRLSNFLMWQAAYSEFVFVPMHWPDFDKAALEGAIAEYATRERRFGGLVAKTAS encoded by the coding sequence ATGTCGAATGCCGCCGCGCCAGCCACTGAGGGATCTGACCGATCCTCGCCGGCGCATGTCGCAATCATCATGGACGGCAACGGGCGCTGGGCGGCAGCGCGCGGTCTGCCACGCGCCGAAGGCCATCGTCGCGGCGTCGAAGCATTGCGCCGTGTCGTGCGCGCCTCCGACGAACTCGGCATTCGCTATCTGACGATCTTCTCGTTCTCTTCGGAAAACTGGTCACGTCCGGCGTCTGAGATCAGCGACCTATTCGGCCTGCTGCGCCGCTTCATCCGCAATGACCTCGCCACGCTGCATCGCGACGGCGTGCGCGTCCGCGTGATCGGCGAACGGCATGGGCTGGAAGGCGACATCGCCTCGCTGCTCAAGGAAGCGGAAGATCTCACCCGCAACAACACCAAGCTCACGCTGGTGGTCGCGTTCAACTACGGCTCGCGCCACGAAATCGCGATGGCTGCGCAGCGCCTGGCCCGCGAAGTAGCCGAAGGCAAGCGAACGGCCGACAGCATCACCGCCGAACTGCTCGATCAGTCGCTCGACACGGTGGGCATTCCTGATCCCGATCTGATCATCCGCACCTCCGGCGAGCAGCGGCTGTCCAACTTCCTGATGTGGCAGGCGGCCTATAGCGAATTCGTTTTCGTACCGATGCACTGGCCGGACTTCGACAAGGCCGCGCTGGAAGGCGCCATCGCCGAATATGCGACGCGCGAACGCCGCTTCGGCGGCCTGGTTGCGAAAACCGCTTCGTGA
- the frr gene encoding ribosome recycling factor, with product MAALAPFDINDLKRRMQGAIASLKHDLGGLRTGRAASSMLEPVMVDAYGSAMPLNQVATISVPEPRMLSVQVWDKSMVKAVEKAIVDSNLGLSPATEGTTLRLRVPELNEERRKELVKIAHKYAEAAKVAVRHVRRDGLDIIKKLEKAHEISEDDQKRHDTEVQKATDAVIAEVDQLLAAKEKEIMTV from the coding sequence ATGGCCGCTCTGGCCCCATTCGACATCAACGATCTGAAGCGCCGCATGCAGGGCGCGATTGCGTCCCTCAAGCATGACCTCGGCGGTCTGCGCACCGGACGCGCAGCGTCCTCGATGCTCGAGCCGGTCATGGTCGATGCCTATGGCAGCGCCATGCCGCTGAACCAGGTCGCCACCATCAGCGTGCCGGAGCCGCGCATGCTGTCGGTGCAGGTGTGGGACAAGTCGATGGTCAAAGCCGTCGAAAAGGCGATCGTCGATTCCAATCTCGGCCTCTCGCCGGCCACCGAAGGCACCACGCTGCGTCTGCGCGTGCCGGAACTGAACGAAGAGCGCCGCAAGGAACTCGTCAAGATCGCGCATAAATATGCCGAAGCCGCCAAGGTTGCAGTGCGTCACGTGCGTCGCGACGGCCTCGACATCATCAAGAAGCTTGAAAAGGCCCACGAGATTTCCGAGGACGACCAGAAGCGCCACGACACCGAGGTGCAGAAGGCGACCGACGCCGTGATCGCGGAAGTCGATCAGTTGCTGGCCGCCAAGGAAAAGGAAATCATGACGGTCTAG
- the pyrH gene encoding UMP kinase: MAEPLYRRVVVKVSGESFAGGQPFGIDQPTIDRIASDLIAAQKLGVEIAVVVGGGNIFRGVEVSSRGVSRPAGDTMGMLATVMNCLALEAAIERQAVPARTLSAMVMPQVCELFTRATAHKYLSEGRIVLMAGGTGNPFFTTDTTAVLRGAEIGAAAVLKATNVDGVYSADPKKDKTATRFERLSHSQAVEGNYKVMDATAFALAREASLPIIVFSIAEPGSIGAILTGTGRGTIVAG; encoded by the coding sequence ATGGCTGAGCCGCTCTATCGTCGCGTCGTCGTGAAAGTGTCGGGCGAGTCCTTCGCCGGCGGACAGCCCTTCGGCATCGATCAGCCGACCATTGATCGCATCGCCAGCGACCTCATTGCAGCCCAGAAACTCGGTGTCGAAATCGCTGTCGTCGTCGGCGGCGGCAACATTTTCCGCGGCGTCGAGGTCTCGTCGCGCGGCGTGTCGCGCCCCGCCGGCGACACCATGGGCATGCTCGCCACCGTCATGAATTGCCTTGCGCTGGAAGCCGCCATCGAACGCCAGGCGGTGCCGGCGCGCACGCTGTCGGCCATGGTGATGCCGCAGGTCTGCGAACTGTTCACCCGCGCCACCGCGCACAAATATCTCTCCGAGGGTCGCATCGTGCTGATGGCTGGCGGCACCGGCAATCCGTTCTTCACCACCGATACGACCGCTGTGCTGCGCGGCGCCGAAATCGGCGCGGCAGCGGTGCTGAAGGCCACCAATGTGGACGGCGTCTACAGCGCCGACCCGAAGAAAGACAAGACCGCCACGCGCTTCGAGCGCCTCAGCCATTCGCAGGCGGTGGAAGGTAACTACAAGGTCATGGACGCGACAGCCTTTGCGCTGGCGCGCGAAGCCTCGCTGCCTATTATCGTGTTTTCCATTGCGGAGCCGGGGTCTATCGGCGCCATTCTGACAGGTACGGGCCGCGGCACCATCGTCGCGGGTTGA
- the tsf gene encoding translation elongation factor Ts has translation MAAITAAMVKDLRETTGVGMMDCKNALAANDGDMQAAIDWLRAKGLSKAAKKADRVAAEGLIGVLTDGTKGVVVEVNSETDFVARNDQFQGLVKMIAQVALKVGDDVEAIKAHKVGDSNVETAITEAIATIGENMTLRRAKKLEVSAGVVSHYVHNAVIDGLGKMGIIVALESTGKADELAVLGRQIAMHVAAANPQALDSTGLDPAVVAREKEVMADKYRQQGKPDAMIEKIVENGLKTYYKEVCLLDQAFIHDTGKSVAQAVKEAEGKVGAPITVKGFVRYALGEGIEKATSDFAAEVAAASGQK, from the coding sequence ATGGCAGCAATTACCGCAGCGATGGTCAAGGACCTCCGTGAGACCACGGGCGTCGGCATGATGGATTGCAAGAACGCACTGGCCGCCAATGACGGCGACATGCAGGCTGCAATCGACTGGCTGCGCGCCAAGGGTCTCTCCAAGGCCGCCAAGAAGGCGGACCGCGTCGCCGCTGAAGGTCTGATCGGCGTGCTGACCGATGGCACCAAGGGTGTCGTGGTTGAAGTCAACTCCGAGACCGACTTCGTTGCGCGCAACGATCAGTTCCAGGGCCTCGTGAAGATGATTGCCCAGGTCGCGCTGAAGGTCGGCGACGACGTGGAAGCCATCAAGGCTCACAAGGTCGGCGACAGCAATGTCGAGACCGCGATCACCGAAGCCATCGCCACCATCGGCGAGAACATGACGCTCCGTCGCGCCAAGAAGCTGGAAGTGTCGGCCGGCGTCGTGTCGCATTACGTGCATAACGCCGTGATCGACGGCCTCGGCAAGATGGGCATCATCGTCGCGCTGGAATCCACCGGCAAGGCTGATGAGCTGGCCGTACTCGGCCGCCAGATCGCCATGCATGTCGCCGCTGCCAACCCGCAGGCGCTGGACTCGACCGGTCTCGATCCGGCCGTGGTGGCGCGCGAGAAGGAAGTCATGGCGGACAAATATCGCCAGCAGGGCAAGCCGGATGCGATGATCGAGAAGATCGTCGAGAACGGCCTGAAGACCTATTACAAGGAAGTCTGCCTGCTCGATCAGGCCTTCATCCACGACACCGGCAAGTCGGTGGCGCAGGCCGTGAAGGAAGCCGAAGGCAAGGTCGGCGCGCCGATCACCGTCAAGGGCTTCGTCCGCTACGCGCTCGGCGAAGGCATCGAGAAGGCCACGTCGGACTTCGCAGCCGAAGTCGCTGCGGCGTCGGGCCAGAAGTAA
- a CDS encoding 30S ribosomal protein S2 — MALPEFTMRQLLEAGVHFGHQSHRWNPKMAEYIFGARNNIHIIDLAQTVPLLHTALKAVSDTVAKGGRILFVGTKRQAQDVVAEAAKRSAMYFVNSRWLGGTLTNWKTISGSIKRLRHLEEVLNSGDAAQYTKKERLTLQRERDKLDRSLGGIKDMGGLPDLIFVIDTNKEDIAIQEAQRLGIPVAAIVDTNSDPKGITYVVPGNDDAGRALTLYCDLIARAVIDGISRNQGDSGYDVGASTAPAAEELPASGFQGLAGPRGTADDLKKLTGVSGAIEKKLNDLGVFHFWQLAELDHDTAHKIGEEVGLPARADAWVAQAKSLTAEAE; from the coding sequence ATGGCACTACCTGAATTCACTATGCGTCAGCTCCTCGAAGCCGGCGTCCACTTTGGTCACCAGTCTCACCGCTGGAATCCGAAGATGGCCGAATACATTTTCGGCGCGCGTAACAATATCCACATCATCGACCTCGCGCAGACCGTGCCGTTGCTGCACACCGCGCTGAAGGCTGTCAGCGACACCGTCGCCAAGGGCGGCCGCATCCTGTTCGTCGGCACCAAGCGCCAGGCGCAGGACGTCGTTGCCGAAGCCGCCAAGCGCTCGGCGATGTATTTCGTCAATTCGCGCTGGCTCGGTGGCACGCTGACCAACTGGAAGACCATTTCCGGTTCGATCAAGCGCCTGCGTCACCTCGAGGAAGTGCTGAACTCGGGCGACGCCGCCCAGTACACCAAGAAGGAGCGCCTGACGCTGCAGCGCGAGCGCGACAAGCTCGACCGTTCGCTCGGTGGCATCAAGGACATGGGCGGTCTGCCCGACCTGATCTTCGTGATCGACACCAACAAGGAAGACATCGCGATTCAGGAAGCTCAGCGTCTGGGCATCCCGGTGGCGGCGATCGTCGATACCAATTCGGATCCGAAGGGCATCACTTATGTGGTCCCGGGCAATGACGACGCCGGCCGTGCGCTGACGCTGTATTGCGACCTGATCGCTCGCGCCGTCATCGACGGCATCTCACGCAACCAGGGCGACAGCGGCTACGATGTCGGCGCCTCAACGGCTCCGGCCGCTGAAGAGCTCCCGGCTTCGGGTTTCCAGGGCCTTGCCGGTCCGCGCGGCACCGCCGACGACCTCAAGAAGCTCACCGGCGTGTCCGGCGCGATCGAGAAGAAGCTTAACGATCTCGGCGTCTTCCACTTCTGGCAGCTCGCCGAGCTCGACCACGACACCGCCCACAAGATCGGCGAAGAAGTCGGTCTGCCGGCCCGCGCCGATGCGTGGGTTGCCCAGGCCAAGTCGCTGACCGCGGAAGCCGAGTAA
- the dnaE gene encoding DNA polymerase III subunit alpha encodes MSERPAATTPGFVHLHVHSAYSLLKGSIKVAKLADLAKADHQPALALTDMDNMFGALEFSEKLAGSGIQPIVGVELAVDFGDQDPNARNAHAILQPRMVLLATRERGYSSLMRLNSRAFLETPVHQSPHIKLDWLKDEAEDVIVLTGGPDGPLAQALIADQAELAAQRCEQLASLFGDRLYIELQRHNIEKERRAEAGLIDLAYSRGIPLVAANEPYFATAEDYEAHDALLCIAGGRIIAETDREQLTSDHRFKTRAEMAVLFADIPEALASTVEIAERCAYRPRTRKPILPRFTVGAGSNAEAAAQEETDELRRQAQEGLDRRLKVHGLSQGRSEEDYRARLDFELGVIARMNYAGYFLIVSDFIKWAKLQGIPVGPGRGSGAGSLVAWVLTITDLDPLQFNLLFERFLNPERVSMPDFDIDFCQDRRGEVISYVQQRYGRDQVAQIITFGTLQARGVLRDVGRVLQMPYGQVDKLTKLVPQNPAAPVTLKQAIEDEPKLQAARDEDPIVARAFDIAQKLEGLTRHASTHAAGIVIGDRPLSELVPMYRDPKSDMPVTQFNMKWVEPAGLVKFDFLGLKTLTVLDVACKLLKQRNIHVDLATTPITDADSYSMLARGEVVGVFQVESAGMRRALVDMRPDRFEDIIALVALYRPGPMANIPTYCARKHGDEEPEYLHPIIEPILKETFGVIIYQEQVMQIAQVMAGYSLGDADLLRRAMGKKIRAEMEKQRAIFVEGSVKNGVPKGQADTIFDLLAKFADYGFNKSHAAAYALVSYHTAYMKAHYPVEFIAASMTLDMSNTDKLSEFRAEAQRLGIKVEAPNINRSGVTFEVSENTIYYALAALKGVGAGAVEQIVAERNKNGLFTSLADFASRVSPKAVNKRIIETLAAAGAFDTLDPHRARVHGGADSILAACQRANEAATSGQNDMFGGAVDAPTVMLPQIDNWLAAEKLRKEYDAIGFFLSGHPLDDYATALKRLRVQSWAEFCKAVKTGATAGRVAATVVSRMERRTKTGNKMGIMGLSDPTGHFEAVLFSEGLAQFRDVLEPGTAVLLQLGAELQGEDVRARVLNAEPLDAAAAKTQKGLRIVMKDTKALDSLEKRLQKQVGPGAGGDVSIVLRLDLQTEVEFKLDGRFVVSPQIAGAIKAVTGVEMVETL; translated from the coding sequence ATGAGTGAACGTCCAGCCGCAACCACACCCGGCTTTGTCCATCTGCACGTTCATTCGGCCTATTCGCTGCTGAAGGGCTCGATCAAGGTTGCCAAGCTGGCGGATCTGGCCAAGGCCGACCATCAGCCGGCGCTGGCGCTGACCGACATGGACAACATGTTCGGTGCGCTGGAATTCTCCGAGAAGCTGGCCGGTTCCGGCATCCAGCCCATCGTCGGCGTCGAACTCGCCGTCGATTTCGGCGATCAGGATCCCAATGCGCGCAATGCGCACGCCATCCTGCAACCGCGTATGGTGCTGTTGGCGACGCGCGAGCGTGGCTATTCGAGCCTGATGCGGCTCAATTCCCGCGCATTCCTCGAAACGCCGGTGCATCAGTCGCCGCATATCAAGCTCGACTGGCTGAAGGACGAGGCCGAGGACGTCATCGTGCTCACCGGCGGCCCCGACGGCCCGCTGGCGCAGGCACTGATCGCGGATCAGGCCGAACTCGCAGCACAGCGCTGCGAGCAACTCGCCAGTCTGTTCGGCGATCGCCTCTACATCGAATTGCAGCGCCACAATATCGAGAAGGAGCGCCGCGCCGAAGCGGGGCTGATCGATCTCGCTTATAGCCGCGGCATTCCGCTGGTGGCAGCCAACGAACCGTATTTTGCAACAGCCGAGGACTATGAGGCGCATGACGCGCTGCTGTGCATCGCTGGCGGCCGCATCATTGCCGAGACCGATCGCGAGCAACTAACCTCCGACCATCGTTTCAAGACCCGCGCCGAAATGGCCGTGTTGTTCGCCGATATTCCGGAAGCGCTGGCCTCGACGGTCGAGATCGCCGAGCGCTGCGCCTATCGCCCGCGCACGCGAAAGCCGATCCTGCCGCGCTTCACCGTCGGTGCCGGCAGCAATGCCGAGGCCGCCGCGCAGGAGGAGACTGACGAACTACGCCGCCAGGCGCAGGAGGGCCTCGACCGCCGGCTCAAGGTGCACGGCCTGTCGCAGGGACGCAGCGAGGAAGACTATCGCGCGCGGCTCGATTTCGAGCTCGGCGTCATCGCCCGCATGAACTATGCCGGCTACTTCCTGATCGTGTCGGACTTCATCAAATGGGCGAAGCTGCAGGGCATTCCGGTCGGGCCGGGCCGTGGTTCGGGCGCGGGATCGCTGGTCGCCTGGGTGCTGACGATCACCGACCTCGATCCGCTGCAGTTCAACCTGCTGTTCGAGCGCTTCCTCAATCCGGAACGTGTCTCGATGCCCGACTTCGACATCGACTTCTGCCAGGACCGCCGCGGCGAAGTGATCTCTTATGTGCAGCAGCGCTATGGCCGCGATCAGGTCGCGCAGATCATCACCTTCGGTACGCTGCAGGCGCGCGGCGTGTTGCGCGACGTCGGCCGCGTGCTGCAGATGCCTTACGGGCAGGTCGACAAGCTGACCAAGCTTGTGCCGCAGAATCCGGCGGCGCCTGTGACACTGAAGCAGGCGATCGAGGACGAGCCGAAACTGCAGGCGGCGCGCGATGAAGACCCGATCGTGGCGCGCGCTTTCGATATTGCGCAGAAGCTTGAAGGCCTGACGCGCCACGCCTCGACGCATGCGGCCGGCATCGTCATCGGCGACCGGCCTCTGTCCGAACTGGTGCCGATGTATCGCGATCCGAAATCGGATATGCCGGTCACCCAGTTCAACATGAAATGGGTCGAGCCTGCGGGTCTCGTGAAGTTCGACTTTCTCGGCCTGAAGACGCTGACCGTGCTCGATGTCGCGTGCAAACTGCTCAAGCAGCGCAACATCCATGTCGATCTTGCCACGACACCGATCACCGATGCCGACAGCTATTCCATGCTGGCGCGTGGCGAAGTGGTCGGCGTGTTCCAGGTGGAAAGCGCGGGTATGCGGCGCGCGCTCGTGGACATGCGCCCCGACCGTTTCGAGGACATCATCGCGCTGGTCGCTTTGTATCGACCGGGTCCGATGGCCAACATCCCGACCTATTGCGCGCGCAAGCACGGCGACGAGGAGCCGGAATATCTGCACCCGATCATCGAACCGATCCTGAAGGAGACGTTCGGCGTCATCATCTATCAGGAACAGGTGATGCAGATCGCGCAGGTGATGGCGGGCTATTCGCTCGGCGACGCCGATCTCTTGCGTCGCGCCATGGGTAAGAAGATCCGCGCGGAGATGGAAAAGCAGCGCGCGATCTTCGTCGAGGGCTCGGTGAAGAACGGCGTGCCGAAAGGGCAGGCCGACACGATCTTCGATCTGCTGGCAAAATTCGCCGACTACGGCTTCAACAAGAGCCACGCGGCGGCTTACGCGCTCGTCTCCTATCACACCGCCTATATGAAGGCGCATTATCCGGTGGAGTTCATCGCCGCGTCGATGACGCTGGATATGAGCAACACGGACAAGCTGTCGGAATTCCGCGCCGAGGCGCAGCGGCTCGGTATCAAGGTCGAGGCCCCGAACATCAATCGTTCGGGCGTGACCTTCGAGGTCAGCGAGAACACGATCTATTATGCGCTGGCTGCGCTGAAGGGTGTCGGCGCCGGTGCGGTCGAACAGATCGTGGCTGAGCGCAACAAGAACGGGCTGTTCACATCGCTCGCCGACTTCGCGTCGCGCGTGTCGCCGAAGGCGGTGAACAAGCGCATCATCGAAACGCTGGCCGCGGCTGGCGCTTTCGATACGCTCGATCCCCATCGCGCCCGTGTCCATGGCGGCGCCGACAGCATTCTGGCGGCCTGCCAGCGGGCCAATGAAGCGGCGACCTCTGGCCAGAACGACATGTTCGGCGGCGCTGTCGATGCGCCGACCGTGATGCTGCCGCAGATCGACAACTGGCTGGCGGCCGAGAAGCTGCGCAAGGAATATGACGCCATCGGCTTCTTCCTGTCCGGCCATCCGCTCGACGATTACGCCACCGCGCTGAAGCGGCTGCGGGTGCAGAGCTGGGCTGAGTTCTGCAAGGCCGTGAAGACCGGTGCCACCGCGGGCAGGGTGGCTGCGACGGTGGTGTCGCGCATGGAGCGGCGGACCAAGACCGGCAACAAGATGGGCATCATGGGCCTGTCGGACCCGACCGGTCATTTCGAGGCGGTGCTGTTCTCCGAAGGCCTCGCCCAGTTCCGCGACGTACTTGAGCCCGGTACCGCCGTGCTGCTGCAACTCGGCGCCGAGTTGCAGGGCGAAGACGTCCGCGCCCGCGTCCTCAATGCCGAACCGCTGGATGCCGCCGCCGCCAAGACCCAGAAGGGCCTGCGGATCGTTATGAAAGACACCAAGGCCCTGGATTCGCTGGAAAAACGCCTGCAGAAGCAGGTCGGTCCCGGCGCTGGTGGCGACGTCTCCATCGTGCTGCGGCTGGATCTGCAGACCGAGGTCGAATTCAAGCTCGACGGCCGCTTCGTCGTCTCGCCCCAGATCGCGGGGGCGATCAAGGCGGTGACGGGCGTTGAGATGGTGGAGACGCTCTAA
- a CDS encoding DUF3551 domain-containing protein, with protein MRAALFALLALGATSALNVAPAAAQPRDPGPFSFYTPSGYAFCLRSLYGDDDCSYSTYQQCANTASGLGLSCFANPALAYAPQAYAPAPRAKRKQRRSY; from the coding sequence ATGCGCGCAGCCTTGTTTGCTTTGTTGGCCCTCGGTGCCACGTCCGCCTTGAACGTTGCACCGGCCGCAGCGCAGCCCCGTGATCCGGGCCCGTTCTCATTCTATACGCCGAGCGGCTACGCGTTCTGCCTGCGCTCGCTCTACGGCGATGACGATTGCAGCTATTCGACCTATCAGCAGTGCGCCAACACGGCGTCGGGCCTCGGCCTCTCCTGCTTCGCCAACCCGGCACTCGCATACGCGCCGCAGGCTTATGCACCGGCACCGCGGGCAAAGCGCAAGCAGCGCCGCAGCTACTAA
- a CDS encoding ABC transporter ATP-binding protein gives MAQADEDTPALYLHDIKRQYTQGESVLTILDNAKLGLWAGQSVALVAPSGSGKSTLLHIAGLLESPDEGEVYVGGTATSGLSDAERTQIRRTDIGFVYQSHRLLPEFTALENVMLPQMIRGLKRSETVNRAKEILAYLGLGERITHRPAELSGGEQQRVAIARAVANAPRVLLADEPTGNLDPHTADHVFKALMQLVKATRVAMLIATHNMELAGRMDRRVSLENGKVVELD, from the coding sequence ATGGCGCAGGCGGATGAAGATACACCGGCACTGTATCTGCACGATATCAAGCGGCAATACACGCAGGGCGAAAGCGTCCTGACCATTCTCGACAACGCCAAGCTCGGCCTGTGGGCCGGGCAGTCGGTGGCGCTGGTCGCGCCGTCCGGCTCGGGCAAGTCCACGCTGCTGCACATCGCCGGCCTGCTGGAAAGCCCCGATGAAGGCGAGGTCTATGTAGGCGGCACGGCGACGTCCGGACTATCGGATGCCGAACGCACCCAGATCCGCCGCACCGATATCGGCTTCGTCTACCAGTCACACCGGCTTCTGCCGGAATTCACTGCGCTCGAAAACGTCATGCTGCCGCAGATGATCCGCGGCCTGAAGCGCTCCGAGACGGTGAACCGGGCCAAGGAAATCCTGGCCTATCTCGGTCTCGGCGAGCGCATCACGCATCGTCCTGCGGAACTGTCGGGTGGTGAGCAGCAGCGCGTAGCGATCGCGCGTGCGGTGGCCAATGCCCCGCGGGTTCTGCTGGCCGACGAGCCGACCGGCAATCTCGATCCGCACACCGCCGATCACGTCTTCAAGGCGCTGATGCAGCTTGTGAAGGCGACCCGGGTGGCGATGTTGATCGCGACCCACAATATGGAGCTGGCCGGCCGGATGGACCGCCGTGTCTCGCTGGAAAACGGCAAGGTCGTCGAACTCGACTGA